Proteins from one Paracoccus aminovorans genomic window:
- a CDS encoding helix-turn-helix domain-containing protein yields MRDEDKPAIRDLPLFRAVTTQTFDGLMASTYAQSFPPQLELFRQGDRADFLHILVEGAVELHAEWNGRDAVMAVVRPVSSFILAACLRDQPALMSARTLERSRILMLPAVDLRAAIRRDPELAAAVMGELARGYRGMVRQVKNLKLRGTRERLAAWLLTQSRREGGAASFVLPVEKRHLASYLGMTAESLSRTFAALKKEGIALDGARVIITDRAALAQAAGQDPLIDEMDASEDPGEVMLPSLGRPRGG; encoded by the coding sequence GTGCGAGACGAGGACAAGCCCGCCATCCGCGACCTGCCGCTGTTCCGGGCGGTCACGACCCAGACCTTCGACGGGCTGATGGCTTCGACCTATGCCCAAAGCTTTCCGCCGCAGCTGGAGCTGTTCCGCCAGGGCGACCGCGCCGATTTCCTGCATATCCTGGTCGAGGGCGCGGTCGAGCTTCACGCCGAATGGAACGGCCGCGACGCGGTGATGGCGGTGGTGCGGCCGGTGTCCAGCTTCATCCTGGCCGCCTGCCTCCGCGACCAGCCGGCGCTGATGTCGGCGCGCACGCTGGAACGGTCGCGCATCCTGATGCTGCCTGCCGTGGACCTGCGGGCGGCGATCCGGCGCGATCCCGAACTGGCGGCGGCGGTGATGGGGGAACTGGCGCGCGGCTATCGCGGCATGGTGCGGCAGGTCAAGAACCTGAAGCTGCGCGGCACGCGCGAACGGCTGGCCGCCTGGCTGCTGACCCAGTCCCGGCGCGAGGGCGGCGCCGCCAGCTTCGTGCTGCCGGTGGAAAAGCGGCACTTGGCCTCGTATCTGGGCATGACGGCGGAAAGCCTGTCGCGGACCTTCGCCGCGCTGAAGAAAGAGGGCATCGCGCTGGACGGCGCCCGCGTCATCATCACCGACCGCGCGGCGCTGGCGCAGGCGGCGGGGCAGGACCCGCTGATCGACGAAATGGATGCCTCCGAGGACCCGGGCGAGGTGATGTTGCCCTCTCTGGGCCGGCCGCGGGGCGGGTAG
- a CDS encoding nitrate/nitrite transporter, translating into MVEHLPSRSDQQRALWLSTSAFTLCFAVWTIFSIIGITIKAELGLSEFQYGLLIATPVLTGSLTRLILGVWTERFGGRLVFALQMILTGFATYLLTWADSYATFLLAALGVGLAGGSFIIGVAYVSKWFPAEKQGLALGTFGMGNVGAAVTKFLAPFVLVAAGWQGVAEIWAAAIALMGVAFWLLAKDDPDFAARKARGVKAPTLAEQFAPLKNLQVWRFSLYYFFVFGGFVALALWLPHYLTDVYGVEVRTAGMAAAAFSLSASVFRAYGGALSDRFGARTVMYWTFGFAAVFLFMLSYPPTDYVIHGKNGLIAFSTRMDLWPFVATLFALGFFMSLGKAAVFKHIPVYYPNHVGAVGGLVGMIGGLGGFILPIVFGALLDLTGVYTSCFVLLLVVVVVSMAWMHFSIRAMERQAQGKALDQLPAFAELAEIHVPGKTEMPKTIQDWRPEDAQFWADKGRRIARRNLWLSIPALTLAFAVWMVWSVVIARLPAIGFSFSQDQLFWLAALPALSGATLRIFYSFMVPIFGGRLWTTLSTASLLIPAMGIGYAVQNPQTPYLIFVVLALLCGLGGGNFSSSMANIGFFFPRAEKGNAMALNAGLGNLGVSIMQFLVPVVITMGVFGALGGQPQQLTDGGQVWMQNAGFVWVPFILASTIAAWLGMNDIADAKSSFREQAVIFSRRHNWIMCLLYVGTFGSFIGYSAAFPMLTKLAFPGVNALQYAFLGPLIGALSRAGSGWMADRVGGGRVTFGVFLGMIASVVVIIQGLNGGSFALFFAGFMALFFFSGVGNSSTFQMIPVIMRKEIARLYPNATAEERRRQTERESAAIVAFTAAIGGYGGFFIPKAFGSSIQLTGGAGPALWGFLVFYVLCIAVTWGVYTRRGGLLHDIEHGRTAVAAPAQ; encoded by the coding sequence ATGGTTGAACATCTTCCCTCTCGCAGCGACCAGCAGCGCGCCTTGTGGCTCAGCACATCGGCATTCACCCTGTGCTTCGCGGTCTGGACGATCTTTTCGATCATCGGGATCACCATCAAGGCCGAGCTGGGTCTGTCCGAATTCCAATACGGCCTGCTGATCGCCACGCCGGTGCTGACCGGCTCGCTGACCCGGCTGATCCTCGGCGTCTGGACCGAGCGTTTCGGCGGCCGCCTGGTGTTCGCGCTGCAAATGATCCTGACCGGGTTCGCGACCTATCTGCTGACCTGGGCGGACAGCTATGCCACCTTTCTGCTGGCCGCGCTCGGCGTGGGCCTGGCGGGCGGGTCCTTCATCATCGGCGTGGCCTATGTGTCGAAATGGTTCCCGGCCGAGAAGCAGGGGCTGGCGCTCGGCACCTTCGGCATGGGCAACGTCGGCGCGGCCGTGACCAAGTTCCTGGCGCCCTTCGTGCTGGTCGCCGCGGGCTGGCAGGGCGTGGCCGAAATCTGGGCCGCCGCCATCGCGCTGATGGGCGTCGCCTTCTGGCTGCTGGCAAAGGACGACCCGGATTTCGCCGCGCGCAAGGCACGCGGCGTCAAGGCACCGACCCTGGCCGAGCAATTCGCGCCGCTGAAGAACCTGCAGGTCTGGCGCTTCTCGCTGTATTACTTCTTCGTCTTCGGCGGCTTCGTCGCGCTGGCGCTATGGCTGCCGCATTACCTGACCGACGTCTATGGCGTCGAGGTGCGCACGGCCGGCATGGCGGCCGCGGCCTTCAGCCTGTCGGCGAGCGTCTTCCGCGCCTATGGCGGCGCGCTGTCGGACCGCTTCGGCGCGCGCACGGTGATGTACTGGACCTTCGGCTTCGCCGCCGTCTTCCTGTTCATGCTGTCCTATCCGCCGACCGATTACGTCATCCACGGCAAGAACGGGCTGATCGCCTTCTCGACCCGCATGGACCTGTGGCCCTTCGTCGCCACGCTCTTCGCGCTGGGGTTCTTCATGAGCCTCGGCAAGGCCGCGGTCTTCAAGCACATCCCGGTCTATTACCCGAACCACGTCGGCGCCGTCGGCGGCCTGGTGGGCATGATCGGCGGTCTGGGCGGCTTCATCCTGCCCATCGTCTTCGGCGCGCTCTTGGACCTGACCGGCGTCTATACCTCGTGCTTCGTCCTGCTGCTGGTCGTGGTCGTCGTATCGATGGCCTGGATGCATTTCTCGATCCGCGCCATGGAGCGGCAGGCCCAGGGCAAGGCGCTGGACCAGCTTCCGGCCTTTGCCGAACTGGCCGAGATCCACGTCCCCGGCAAGACCGAGATGCCCAAGACGATCCAGGACTGGCGCCCCGAGGACGCGCAGTTCTGGGCCGACAAGGGCCGCCGCATCGCGCGCCGCAACCTGTGGCTGTCGATCCCGGCGCTGACGCTGGCCTTCGCGGTCTGGATGGTCTGGTCGGTCGTGATCGCGCGCCTGCCCGCCATCGGCTTCAGCTTCAGCCAGGACCAGCTGTTCTGGCTGGCGGCGCTGCCGGCGCTGTCGGGGGCGACGCTGCGCATCTTCTACAGCTTCATGGTGCCGATCTTTGGCGGGCGGCTGTGGACGACGCTGTCGACCGCCTCGCTGCTGATCCCGGCCATGGGCATCGGCTATGCGGTGCAGAACCCGCAGACGCCCTATCTGATCTTCGTGGTGCTGGCGCTGCTCTGCGGGCTGGGGGGCGGCAACTTCTCGTCCTCGATGGCCAATATCGGCTTCTTCTTCCCGCGCGCGGAAAAGGGCAATGCCATGGCGCTGAACGCGGGCCTGGGCAATCTGGGCGTGTCGATCATGCAGTTCCTGGTGCCGGTCGTCATCACCATGGGCGTCTTCGGCGCGCTCGGCGGCCAGCCGCAGCAGCTGACCGACGGCGGCCAGGTCTGGATGCAGAACGCGGGCTTCGTCTGGGTGCCCTTCATCCTGGCCTCGACCATCGCGGCCTGGCTGGGGATGAACGACATCGCCGATGCGAAGTCGAGCTTCCGCGAGCAGGCGGTGATCTTCTCGCGCCGGCACAACTGGATCATGTGCCTGCTCTACGTCGGCACCTTCGGCAGCTTCATCGGCTATTCCGCCGCCTTCCCGATGCTGACGAAACTGGCCTTCCCGGGCGTCAACGCGCTGCAATACGCCTTCCTGGGCCCGCTGATCGGCGCGCTCAGCCGGGCGGGCAGCGGCTGGATGGCGGATCGGGTCGGCGGCGGGCGCGTCACCTTCGGCGTGTTCCTGGGCATGATCGCCTCGGTCGTGGTCATCATCCAGGGGCTGAACGGCGGCAGCTTCGCGCTGTTCTTCGCGGGCTTCATGGCGCTGTTCTTCTTCTCGGGCGTGGGCAATTCCTCGACCTTCCAGATGATCCCCGTCATCATGCGCAAGGAGATCGCGCGGCTCTACCCGAACGCCACCGCCGAAGAGCGCCGCCGCCAGACCGAGCGTGAATCCGCGGCCATCGTCGCCTTTACCGCGGCCATCGGCGGCTATGGCGGCTTCTTCATCCCCAAGGCTTTCGGCAGTTCCATCCAGTTGACCGGCGGTGCCGGGCCGGCGCTCTGGGGCTTCCTGGTCTTCTACGTGCTTTGCATCGCCGTCACCTGGGGCGTCTACACCCGGCGCGGCGGGCTCCTGCACGACATCGAACACGGGCGCACGGCCGTCGCCGCCCCCGCCCAATAA
- a CDS encoding nitrate reductase subunit alpha, with translation MSHLLDRLNFLAPLRKDTFADGHGQTTIESRDWEDSYRARWRHDKIVRSTHGVNCTGSCSWKIYVKSGIVTWETQQTDYPRTRPGLPNHEPRGCARGASYSWYLYSANRVKTPLIRGRLMRLWREKRQTLSPIEAWTAIQNDPAARESYTRIRGKGGFVRATWDEALEIAAAANLYTAKTYGPDRVFGFSPIPAMSMISYAAGTRYLSLLGGTCMSFYDWYCDLPPASPQTWGEQTDVPESADWYNAGYLILWGSNVPQTRTPDAHFYTEARYRGTKSAVICPDYSEAAKFGDIWLNAKQGTDAAIGMAFGHVILREFHLDRQAEYFEDYCRRYSDMPMLVRLDEQDGRLVPGRQLRASDLDGGLGQQNNPEWKTVAIDENTGYLVVPNGSIGFRWGEQGRWNLQQKAGDAEVRLKMSLILDEDRDGVAAVDFPWFGGAATNGFAVDDRGEVLTRNVPVKRMVLADGSEALVATVFDLFCANYSLDRGLGGENVATSYDEDVVFTPAWAERVTGVRRDKIIQVAREFAGNAEKTNGKSMVIIGAAMNHWFHMDMNYRAVINMLVMCGCVGQSGGGWAHYVGQEKLRPQTGWTALAFALDWARPPRHMNATSAFYAHTDQWRYETVTARELLSPTAPKGDWDRLSLIDYNIRAERMGWLPSAPQLRQNPLEVGRAAKAEGVEVKDYVARGLKSGALEMSCEDPDAPQNWPRNLFVWRSNLLGSSGKGHEYFLKHLLGTDHGVQGKDLGEEGGVKPVEAVWHDDAPQGKLDLLVTIDFRMSTTAVYADIVLPTASWYEKDDMNTSDMHPFIHPLQAAVDPAYESKSDWEIFKAIAKKFSDLAPGVLGVETDVVQLPLQHDSVGELAQPFVADWKQGQCELIPGKTAPAYIEVTRDYPNLYKRFTALGPLMDELGNGGKGIAWDTKTEVHHLKALNGTVTEEGATQGMARIDTAIDAAEVVLMLAPETNGEVAVKAWEALSKATGRSHKHLAEVKEDEKIRFRDIAAQPRKIISSPTWSGIESEEVCYNAGWTNVHELIPWRTVTGRQQLYQDHEWMRAFGEGFVTWRPPVDLKTVGHAATRSLGSAEKHVVLNFLTPHQKWGIHSTYTDNLLMLTLNRGGPVVWISELDAKKAGVVDNDWVEVFNANGAITARAVVSQRIKEGSMFMYHAQEKIVNTPGSKVTGKRGGIHNSVTRIVPKPTHMIGGYAQLAYGFNYYGTVGANRDEFVIVRKLESVDWLDQPADPATQNVEAAE, from the coding sequence ATGAGCCATCTTCTGGATCGCCTGAACTTCCTGGCGCCGCTGCGCAAGGACACGTTCGCGGACGGGCACGGTCAGACCACCATCGAAAGCCGCGACTGGGAGGACAGCTATCGCGCCCGCTGGCGCCACGACAAGATCGTGCGCTCGACCCATGGGGTGAACTGCACGGGCTCCTGCTCGTGGAAGATCTACGTCAAGTCGGGAATCGTGACTTGGGAAACCCAGCAGACCGACTATCCCCGGACCCGGCCCGGCCTGCCCAACCACGAACCGCGCGGCTGCGCGCGGGGGGCCTCCTACAGCTGGTATCTGTATTCCGCGAACCGGGTGAAGACGCCGCTGATCCGGGGCAGGCTGATGCGGCTCTGGCGCGAAAAGCGCCAGACCCTGTCGCCCATCGAGGCCTGGACCGCGATCCAGAACGACCCGGCCGCGCGCGAAAGCTATACCCGCATCCGCGGCAAGGGCGGCTTCGTGCGCGCCACCTGGGACGAGGCGCTGGAGATCGCCGCCGCCGCGAACCTCTATACCGCCAAGACCTACGGCCCCGACCGGGTCTTCGGCTTCTCGCCGATCCCGGCCATGTCGATGATCTCCTATGCCGCCGGCACGCGCTACCTGTCGCTTCTGGGCGGCACCTGCATGTCCTTCTACGACTGGTATTGCGACCTGCCGCCGGCCTCGCCCCAGACCTGGGGCGAGCAGACCGACGTGCCGGAATCGGCCGACTGGTATAATGCGGGCTACCTGATCCTCTGGGGCTCGAACGTGCCGCAGACCCGAACGCCCGACGCGCATTTCTATACCGAGGCACGCTATCGCGGCACCAAGTCGGCGGTGATCTGCCCCGACTATTCCGAGGCGGCCAAGTTCGGCGACATCTGGCTGAACGCCAAGCAGGGCACCGACGCGGCCATCGGCATGGCCTTCGGCCATGTCATCCTGCGCGAATTCCACCTGGACCGGCAGGCCGAGTATTTCGAGGATTACTGCCGGCGCTATTCCGACATGCCGATGCTGGTGCGCCTGGACGAACAGGACGGCCGGCTGGTGCCGGGCCGGCAGCTGCGCGCCTCGGACCTGGATGGCGGGTTGGGCCAGCAGAACAACCCGGAATGGAAGACCGTCGCCATCGACGAGAACACCGGCTACCTGGTGGTCCCGAACGGCTCGATCGGCTTCCGCTGGGGCGAGCAGGGCCGCTGGAACCTGCAGCAGAAGGCCGGCGACGCCGAGGTCCGGCTGAAGATGAGCCTGATCCTGGACGAGGACCGCGACGGCGTGGCCGCGGTCGACTTCCCCTGGTTCGGCGGCGCCGCGACCAACGGCTTTGCCGTCGACGACCGCGGCGAGGTGCTGACCCGCAACGTGCCGGTCAAACGCATGGTGCTGGCCGACGGCAGCGAGGCGCTCGTCGCCACGGTGTTCGATCTGTTCTGCGCCAACTACAGCCTCGACCGCGGCCTGGGCGGCGAGAACGTCGCGACCAGCTATGACGAGGACGTGGTCTTCACCCCGGCCTGGGCGGAACGCGTCACCGGCGTGCGCCGCGACAAGATCATCCAGGTGGCGCGTGAATTCGCCGGCAATGCCGAAAAGACCAATGGCAAGTCCATGGTCATCATCGGCGCGGCGATGAACCACTGGTTCCACATGGACATGAACTATCGCGCCGTCATCAACATGCTGGTGATGTGCGGCTGCGTCGGCCAGTCCGGCGGCGGCTGGGCGCATTACGTCGGCCAGGAAAAGCTGCGCCCGCAGACCGGCTGGACGGCGCTGGCCTTTGCGCTGGACTGGGCGCGCCCGCCGCGGCACATGAACGCGACCAGCGCCTTTTACGCCCATACCGACCAGTGGCGCTATGAGACGGTGACGGCGCGCGAACTGCTGTCGCCGACCGCGCCCAAGGGCGACTGGGACCGGCTCAGCCTGATCGACTATAACATCCGCGCCGAGCGCATGGGCTGGCTGCCGTCCGCCCCGCAGCTGCGCCAGAACCCGCTGGAGGTCGGCCGCGCCGCCAAGGCCGAAGGCGTCGAGGTCAAGGATTATGTCGCCCGCGGTCTGAAATCCGGTGCGCTGGAGATGTCCTGCGAGGATCCCGATGCGCCGCAGAACTGGCCGCGGAACCTGTTCGTCTGGCGCTCGAACCTGCTGGGCTCCTCGGGCAAGGGGCATGAATATTTCCTCAAGCACCTTCTGGGCACCGACCACGGCGTGCAGGGCAAGGACCTGGGCGAGGAAGGCGGCGTGAAGCCGGTCGAGGCCGTCTGGCACGACGATGCGCCGCAGGGCAAGCTGGACCTGCTGGTGACCATCGACTTCCGCATGTCCACCACCGCCGTCTATGCCGATATCGTCCTGCCGACCGCGAGCTGGTACGAAAAGGACGACATGAACACCTCGGACATGCATCCGTTCATCCACCCGCTGCAGGCGGCAGTGGACCCGGCGTATGAATCGAAATCCGACTGGGAAATCTTCAAGGCGATCGCGAAGAAATTCTCGGACCTGGCGCCGGGCGTGCTGGGTGTGGAAACCGACGTGGTGCAGCTGCCCTTGCAGCATGACAGCGTGGGCGAACTGGCCCAGCCCTTCGTCGCCGACTGGAAACAGGGGCAATGCGAACTGATCCCCGGCAAGACCGCGCCGGCCTATATCGAGGTCACGCGCGATTACCCGAACCTTTACAAGCGCTTCACCGCGCTTGGGCCGCTGATGGACGAGCTCGGCAATGGCGGCAAGGGCATCGCCTGGGACACCAAGACCGAGGTGCATCACCTGAAGGCGCTGAACGGCACCGTGACGGAAGAGGGCGCGACCCAGGGCATGGCCCGCATCGACACCGCCATCGACGCGGCCGAGGTGGTGCTGATGCTGGCCCCGGAAACCAACGGCGAGGTCGCCGTCAAGGCCTGGGAGGCGCTGTCCAAGGCCACGGGACGCAGCCACAAGCACCTGGCCGAGGTCAAGGAGGACGAGAAGATCCGTTTCCGCGACATCGCGGCGCAACCGAGGAAGATCATCTCGTCGCCGACCTGGTCGGGCATCGAAAGCGAGGAGGTCTGCTACAACGCCGGCTGGACCAACGTGCATGAGCTGATCCCGTGGCGCACCGTCACCGGCCGCCAGCAGCTGTATCAGGACCACGAATGGATGCGCGCCTTTGGCGAGGGTTTCGTGACCTGGCGCCCGCCGGTCGACCTGAAGACCGTGGGCCATGCCGCGACCCGCTCGCTGGGCTCGGCGGAAAAGCATGTCGTGCTGAACTTCCTGACGCCGCACCAGAAATGGGGCATCCACTCGACCTATACCGACAACCTGCTGATGCTGACGCTGAACCGCGGCGGCCCGGTGGTGTGGATTTCCGAACTGGATGCGAAAAAGGCCGGCGTGGTCGATAACGACTGGGTCGAGGTCTTCAATGCGAACGGCGCCATCACCGCCCGCGCGGTGGTCAGCCAGCGCATCAAGGAAGGCAGCATGTTCATGTATCACGCCCAGGAAAAGATCGTGAACACGCCCGGCTCGAAGGTCACCGGCAAGCGCGGCGGCATCCACAACTCGGTCACCCGCATCGTGCCGAAGCCGACGCATATGATCGGCGGCTATGCGCAGCTGGCTTACGGCTTCAACTACTACGGCACCGTGGGGGCCAACCGGGACGAGTTCGTCATCGTCCGCAAACTGGAAAGCGTCGATTGGCTGGACCAGCCGGCCGACCCCGCAACCCAAAACGTGGAGGCAGCGGAATGA
- the narH gene encoding nitrate reductase subunit beta: MKVRAQIGMVLNLDKCIGCHTCSVTCKNVWTSREGVEYAWFNNVETKPGIGYPKDWENQKRWNGGWTRTRAGHLQPKQGGKWRILANIFANPDLPEIDDFYEPFDFDYDHLKSAPEMQAFPTARPRSRITGERMEKIEWGPNWEEILGGEFEKRSQDYNFEGVQKDIYGEYENTFMMYLPRLCEHCLNPACVASCPSGAIYKREDDGVVLIDQEKCRGWRMCVSGCPYKKIYYNWSSGKSEKCILCYPRLESGQPTVCSETCVGRIRYLGVMLYDADKIAEAAATESEMDLYDAQLGVFLDPNDPEVIAAARAEGIPEDWIKGAQNSPIWKMAMEWKIAFPLHPEYRTLPMVWYVPPLSPIQNAAEAGKIAAQDDMPDVRSLRIPLRYLANMLTAGDETPVASALERMLAMRSYMRSKTVDGVVNLGVAKRVGLTPLQIDEMYNLLAIANYEDRFVIPTTHRELVEDAYDLKGGCSFTDGNGCSSGHSGAKLFSGKKFRSPQEFIA; this comes from the coding sequence ATGAAAGTGCGTGCGCAAATCGGCATGGTGCTGAACCTGGACAAGTGTATCGGCTGCCATACCTGCTCGGTCACCTGCAAGAACGTCTGGACCTCGCGCGAGGGCGTCGAATACGCTTGGTTCAACAACGTCGAGACCAAGCCCGGCATCGGCTATCCCAAGGATTGGGAGAACCAGAAGCGCTGGAACGGCGGCTGGACCCGGACCCGCGCCGGCCACCTGCAACCGAAACAGGGCGGCAAGTGGCGCATCCTGGCCAATATCTTCGCCAACCCCGACCTGCCCGAGATCGACGATTTCTACGAGCCCTTCGATTTCGACTACGACCACCTGAAGTCGGCGCCCGAGATGCAGGCCTTCCCGACCGCCCGGCCGCGTTCCAGGATCACCGGCGAGCGGATGGAAAAGATCGAATGGGGCCCGAACTGGGAGGAGATCCTGGGCGGCGAATTCGAGAAACGCAGCCAGGACTACAACTTCGAGGGCGTGCAGAAGGACATCTACGGCGAGTATGAGAATACCTTCATGATGTATCTGCCGAGGCTGTGCGAACACTGCCTCAACCCGGCCTGCGTCGCCTCCTGTCCCTCGGGCGCGATCTACAAGCGCGAGGACGACGGCGTGGTGCTGATCGACCAGGAGAAATGCCGGGGCTGGCGCATGTGCGTCTCGGGCTGCCCCTACAAGAAGATCTATTACAACTGGTCCTCGGGCAAATCGGAAAAATGCATCCTGTGCTATCCGCGCCTGGAAAGCGGCCAGCCCACGGTCTGCTCGGAAACCTGCGTCGGGCGCATCCGCTATCTGGGCGTGATGCTGTATGACGCCGACAAGATCGCCGAGGCGGCCGCGACCGAGTCGGAAATGGATCTCTACGACGCGCAGCTCGGCGTGTTCCTGGACCCGAACGACCCCGAGGTGATCGCCGCGGCGCGCGCCGAGGGCATCCCCGAGGACTGGATCAAGGGCGCGCAGAACTCGCCGATCTGGAAGATGGCGATGGAGTGGAAGATCGCATTCCCGCTGCATCCCGAATATCGGACGCTGCCGATGGTCTGGTATGTGCCGCCGCTGTCGCCGATCCAGAACGCCGCCGAGGCCGGCAAGATCGCCGCGCAGGACGACATGCCGGACGTGCGGTCCTTGCGCATCCCGCTGCGTTACCTGGCGAACATGCTGACCGCCGGCGACGAGACCCCGGTCGCCTCGGCCCTGGAGCGGATGCTGGCGATGCGCAGCTACATGCGCTCGAAGACCGTGGACGGCGTGGTGAACCTGGGCGTCGCCAAGCGCGTCGGCCTGACGCCCTTGCAGATCGACGAGATGTACAACCTTCTGGCCATCGCCAATTACGAGGACCGCTTCGTCATCCCGACCACGCATCGCGAACTGGTCGAGGACGCCTATGATCTGAAGGGCGGCTGCAGCTTCACCGACGGCAACGGCTGCTCGTCGGGCCACAGCGGCGCCAAGCTGTTCTCGGGCAAGAAGTTCCGCAGCCCGCAGGAGTTCATCGCATGA
- the narJ gene encoding nitrate reductase molybdenum cofactor assembly chaperone: protein MKTFKALSLLLSYPSAELQQAIPEIDALLHADGLLGPKRMQTLAPLLRDLARGDLYDLQERYVLLFDRSRTLSLNLFEHIHGESRDRGGAMVDLLEMYRAGGFDLGGTELPDHLPVLLEYLSTRPLAEAREILQGAGHILVALGERLVRRDAAYAAVLEVLVAIAEADPAAEEVQTLLAIKDDDPEDLAALDAVWSEAQVTFGPDPNAGCPVSRDLLARMDPAAPAARAAS from the coding sequence ATGAAAACCTTCAAGGCCCTCTCATTGCTGCTGAGCTATCCCTCGGCCGAATTGCAGCAGGCGATCCCCGAAATCGACGCGCTGCTGCATGCCGACGGGCTGCTGGGCCCCAAGCGCATGCAGACGCTGGCGCCCTTGCTGCGCGACCTGGCGCGGGGCGATCTCTACGACCTCCAGGAACGCTATGTGCTGCTGTTCGACCGCTCGCGCACGCTGTCGCTGAACCTGTTCGAGCATATCCACGGCGAAAGCCGCGACCGCGGCGGCGCCATGGTCGACCTGCTGGAAATGTATCGTGCCGGCGGCTTCGACCTGGGCGGCACGGAACTGCCCGACCACCTGCCGGTGCTGCTGGAATACCTCTCGACCAGGCCGCTGGCCGAGGCGCGCGAGATCCTGCAGGGCGCCGGCCATATCCTGGTCGCGCTGGGGGAACGCCTGGTGCGGCGCGACGCCGCCTATGCCGCCGTTCTGGAGGTACTGGTCGCCATCGCCGAGGCCGACCCGGCCGCCGAAGAGGTCCAGACCCTGCTGGCCATCAAGGACGACGACCCCGAGGACTTGGCCGCGCTGGACGCGGTCTGGTCCGAGGCGCAGGTGACCTTCGGCCCCGATCCCAATGCCGGCTGCCCTGTCAGCCGCGATCTTCTTGCCCGCATGGACCCCGCCGCCCCCGCGGCGCGGGCCGCAAGCTGA
- the narI gene encoding respiratory nitrate reductase subunit gamma produces the protein MNHFLFGVFPYIAITVMILGAVVRYETEPFTWKSSSSQLLRRKQFVLGSVLFHVGVLMILGGHFVGLLTPIAVWDALGISHGAKQVFAMAMGGFAGILAMVGGLILLHRRLMDPRIRANSTLADTGILILLMLQLTLGLCTIFVSARHLDGHEMVKLMQWAQGIAYFGADPAAHLQGVALIFKLHILLGLTIFLLFPFTRLVHMLSAPVRYLWRPGYQIVRSKRGARPGVGLNPIPATVAGREALARKVAARDMEAQQEPLRHAAE, from the coding sequence ATGAACCATTTCCTGTTCGGAGTTTTTCCCTATATCGCCATCACGGTGATGATCCTGGGCGCCGTCGTCCGCTACGAGACCGAGCCCTTCACCTGGAAATCCTCGTCGAGCCAGCTTCTGCGCCGCAAGCAGTTCGTGCTGGGCTCGGTGCTGTTCCATGTCGGCGTGCTGATGATCCTCGGCGGGCATTTCGTCGGCCTGCTGACGCCGATCGCGGTCTGGGACGCGCTGGGGATCAGCCACGGCGCCAAGCAGGTCTTCGCCATGGCGATGGGCGGGTTTGCCGGCATCCTCGCCATGGTCGGCGGTCTGATCCTGCTGCACCGCCGGCTGATGGACCCGCGCATCCGCGCCAATTCCACCCTGGCCGATACCGGCATCCTGATCCTTCTGATGCTGCAATTGACGCTGGGCCTCTGCACCATCTTCGTTTCGGCCCGGCATCTGGACGGGCACGAGATGGTCAAGCTGATGCAATGGGCGCAGGGCATCGCCTATTTCGGCGCCGATCCGGCCGCGCATCTGCAAGGCGTCGCGCTGATCTTCAAGCTGCATATCCTGCTGGGGCTGACGATCTTCCTGCTGTTTCCCTTCACCCGGCTGGTGCACATGCTATCCGCGCCGGTGCGCTACCTGTGGCGGCCGGGCTATCAGATCGTGCGCTCGAAACGCGGCGCCCGTCCGGGCGTCGGGCTGAACCCGATCCCGGCCACCGTGGCGGGGCGGGAGGCGCTGGCCCGCAAGGTCGCCGCCCGCGACATGGAGGCGCAGCAGGAACCGCTGCGCCATGCGGCGGAGTGA